The Vibrio nitrifigilis genome window below encodes:
- the pta gene encoding phosphate acetyltransferase — protein MSRTIMLIPISSGVGLTSVSMGTLRAAERKGVSVSFYKPIAQPRQGGDQPDLTSTIVGKDIKIAEPIAMSVAENWLGTEQTDVLLETIVERYNQINDADVTLIEGLVPTRKHPFANQVNADIAATLGAEIVFVASPGLDNPTQLKERIEVACSNFGGTKNKNIKGVIINKLNAPVDEAGRTRPDLSEIFDGSDAAQQANVAVMEIFNSSPIRVLGCVPWNIDLIATRAIDMAKHLNADIINEGEINTRRVKSITFCARSIPNMIEHFKPGSLLVTSADRPDVIVAASLAAMNGVEIGALLLTGGYDIPAEIVDLCKPAFESGLPVIKAQGNTWQTSLNLQSFSLEVPADDKERIELVSDHVAGHIDGPWIDSLAEGTQGIRRLSPPAFRYQLTEFARKAAKRIILPEGDEPRTVKAAALCAERGIATCVLLGNPEEIKRVAAQQGVELGAGVEIIDSDAVRENYVARLVELRAKKGMTEVVAREKLEDSVFLGTMMLEAGEVDGLVSGAVHTTANTIVPPFQIIKTAPNASIVSSVFFMLLPDQVLVYGDCAINPDPTAEQLAEIAIQSADSAKAFGIDPRVAMISYSTGTSGKGADVDKVREATKLAQEKRPDLVIDGPLQYDAAIMENVAASKAPNSPVAGKATVFVFPDLNTGNTTYKAVQRSADLVSIGPMLQGMRKPVNDLSRGALVDDIVYTIALTAIQADQAENA, from the coding sequence GACCTGACTTCTACTATTGTCGGTAAAGACATTAAAATCGCGGAACCAATCGCGATGTCAGTGGCTGAAAATTGGCTTGGTACTGAACAAACTGACGTTCTTTTAGAAACTATTGTTGAACGTTACAACCAAATCAATGACGCTGATGTTACTCTTATCGAAGGTCTAGTACCGACTCGTAAACACCCATTTGCTAACCAAGTGAACGCGGATATCGCGGCAACTCTTGGCGCAGAAATCGTGTTTGTTGCTAGCCCTGGCTTAGATAACCCAACTCAGCTTAAAGAGCGTATCGAAGTAGCATGTTCTAACTTCGGCGGCACTAAAAACAAAAACATCAAAGGCGTTATCATTAACAAACTTAACGCTCCTGTTGATGAAGCTGGCCGCACTCGCCCAGACCTATCAGAAATCTTTGATGGTTCTGACGCAGCACAGCAAGCTAACGTTGCTGTAATGGAAATTTTCAACTCTAGCCCTATTCGCGTGCTAGGTTGTGTGCCTTGGAATATCGATCTAATCGCAACTCGTGCTATCGATATGGCTAAGCACCTAAATGCTGACATCATTAACGAAGGTGAAATCAATACTCGCCGCGTTAAAAGTATCACTTTCTGTGCTCGTTCAATCCCTAACATGATTGAACACTTTAAACCAGGTTCACTGCTTGTTACTTCAGCTGACCGTCCAGACGTTATCGTTGCTGCTTCTCTTGCTGCAATGAACGGCGTTGAAATCGGTGCGCTATTACTAACTGGCGGTTACGACATCCCTGCAGAGATCGTTGACCTATGTAAACCTGCGTTTGAATCTGGTCTTCCAGTAATCAAAGCGCAAGGTAACACTTGGCAAACATCGCTAAACCTTCAAAGCTTCAGCCTAGAAGTTCCTGCAGACGATAAAGAACGTATCGAGCTTGTAAGCGATCACGTTGCTGGTCACATTGATGGCCCTTGGATCGATTCTCTAGCAGAAGGCACTCAAGGTATTCGTCGTCTAAGCCCACCAGCATTCCGTTACCAATTAACTGAGTTTGCACGTAAAGCAGCGAAACGCATCATCCTTCCTGAAGGTGATGAACCTCGTACTGTTAAAGCAGCGGCACTATGCGCTGAACGTGGTATTGCAACTTGTGTACTTCTAGGTAACCCAGAAGAAATCAAACGCGTTGCAGCTCAACAAGGTGTTGAACTAGGCGCTGGAGTTGAAATCATCGATTCTGATGCAGTACGTGAAAACTACGTTGCTCGTCTCGTTGAGCTTCGCGCTAAGAAAGGCATGACTGAAGTTGTTGCTCGTGAAAAACTAGAAGATTCAGTTTTCCTAGGCACAATGATGTTAGAAGCTGGCGAAGTTGATGGTCTAGTTTCTGGTGCGGTTCACACGACTGCGAACACTATCGTACCTCCATTCCAAATCATCAAAACAGCACCTAACGCGTCTATCGTGTCTTCTGTGTTCTTCATGTTACTCCCTGACCAAGTATTGGTTTACGGTGACTGTGCAATCAACCCAGATCCGACGGCTGAGCAACTAGCTGAAATCGCAATCCAATCTGCAGATTCTGCTAAAGCATTCGGTATTGACCCACGTGTTGCAATGATCTCTTACTCTACTGGTACTTCTGGTAAAGGCGCAGACGTTGATAAAGTACGTGAAGCAACCAAACTGGCTCAAGAGAAACGTCCTGATCTTGTTATCGACGGTCCTCTACAGTACGACGCTGCAATCATGGAAAACGTAGCTGCTTCTAAAGCACCTAACTCTCCAGTAGCAGGTAAAGCAACTGTATTTGTATTCCCAGACCTAAACACTGGTAACACAACTTACAAAGCGGTACAACGTTCTGCGGACCTAGTCTCTATCGGTCCAATGCTTCAAGGTATGCGTAAACCAGTTAACGACCTGTCTCGCGGCGCGTTGGTTGACGATATCGTTTACACTATCGCTCTTACTGCAATCCAAGCAGATCAAGCTGAAAACGCTTAA
- a CDS encoding methyl-accepting chemotaxis protein, which yields MFFKRKPIKEAVSSHADNIYRSVSKFVPWIEFTVAGEIVDANALFLNVVGYSKQELIGQHHQILCDKSLVNSSRYQSFWQALARGEPQEGKFHRITKSGHTVVLEATYFPIMDAQGRVTSVAKIASDITTLFENDQQNQALLGALDKSLAVIEFDPSGTITHANPNFLSLLGYSNVSEVKGKHHQIFCFEQFYQENPTFWDDLRKGQFKAGRFLRRGKHGEEVWIEATYNPVLDEKGQVSRVVKFASDITERVRKNLAVTQAAEVAYTTSVETAQIAQDGAKMLQQSVAISQRVTDSMSQTVEKVSGLNASSENIEAMVSTIKNIAEQTNLLALNAAIEAARAGEYGRGFAVVADEVRQLASRTGDSTHEIENVVGKNRTQLAEVTEMMNAVSHIAVEGNEKIASVSEVMDEIYSGAENVSNTVANLNDTHS from the coding sequence ATGTTTTTTAAGCGCAAACCCATCAAAGAGGCTGTGTCTTCCCATGCCGACAATATCTATCGGTCAGTGTCTAAGTTTGTCCCTTGGATAGAATTTACTGTTGCTGGCGAAATTGTGGATGCCAATGCGTTATTTTTAAACGTAGTGGGTTATTCAAAGCAAGAGCTCATTGGTCAACATCATCAGATTTTATGTGATAAATCATTAGTTAACTCTTCACGCTACCAATCGTTTTGGCAAGCTCTGGCTCGAGGCGAACCGCAAGAAGGTAAGTTTCACCGGATTACTAAGTCTGGACATACTGTGGTATTAGAAGCAACCTATTTCCCAATTATGGATGCTCAAGGCAGGGTCACCAGCGTTGCCAAAATTGCGTCAGACATTACTACGTTATTTGAAAACGACCAGCAAAACCAAGCCCTATTAGGTGCGTTGGATAAATCGTTGGCGGTTATTGAATTTGACCCATCAGGTACGATCACGCATGCCAATCCTAACTTTCTAAGCCTTCTTGGTTATAGCAATGTGAGTGAAGTTAAAGGGAAGCACCACCAAATTTTCTGTTTTGAACAGTTTTATCAGGAAAACCCAACCTTTTGGGATGATTTGCGTAAAGGGCAGTTTAAAGCAGGGCGTTTTTTACGTCGCGGTAAACATGGTGAAGAAGTTTGGATTGAAGCAACCTATAACCCTGTTTTAGACGAGAAAGGTCAGGTAAGTCGAGTGGTGAAGTTTGCCTCTGATATTACCGAGCGAGTACGGAAAAACCTCGCGGTGACTCAAGCAGCTGAAGTGGCTTATACCACCTCAGTTGAAACCGCTCAGATAGCCCAAGATGGTGCTAAAATGCTGCAGCAATCCGTGGCGATATCGCAACGCGTGACGGATAGCATGAGTCAAACAGTCGAGAAGGTTTCTGGATTAAATGCCAGTTCAGAAAATATTGAAGCGATGGTATCAACCATCAAGAACATTGCAGAACAGACCAATCTGCTGGCGTTAAATGCGGCGATTGAGGCTGCACGTGCAGGGGAATATGGCCGAGGCTTTGCCGTGGTTGCTGATGAAGTAAGGCAATTAGCGTCTCGAACTGGGGATTCCACCCATGAAATTGAGAATGTGGTAGGCAAAAACCGCACACAACTGGCAGAAGTCACTGAAATGATGAATGCAGTCAGTCATATTGCTGTTGAAGGTAATGAAAAAATCGCCAGTGTCTCTGAAGTAATGGATGAAATCTATTCTGGAGCCGAGAATGTCTCCAACACAGTGGCAAATTTAAACGACACGCATTCTTAA
- a CDS encoding glutathione S-transferase family protein codes for MGRLVEGVWHDQWYDTKSTGGKFVREDAGFRGWIENKPDAQFAPESGRYHLYVSLACPWAHRTLIFRELKQLQEHIDVTIVCPDMMQDGWKFGIPEPLFGHTKMHQIYTEAKADYTGRVTVPVLWDKKTHTIVSNESSEIIRMFNSAFNDVTGNHDDYYPAALRSVVDEWNDFIYPNINNGVYRCGFATTQDAYDDAYESLFAALDKVEHHLSVNRYLAGTQLTEADWRLFTTLVRFDAVYVGHFKCNKKRIADYPNLHNYLKELYQYPGVKETTDFYHIKRHYYFSHTMINPTQVVPNGPELDLDAPHDRARLS; via the coding sequence ATGGGCAGATTAGTAGAAGGCGTTTGGCACGATCAATGGTACGACACAAAAAGTACCGGCGGTAAATTTGTTCGTGAAGACGCAGGCTTTCGTGGTTGGATTGAAAACAAACCCGATGCTCAGTTTGCTCCAGAATCGGGTCGCTATCACCTGTATGTTTCCTTGGCTTGTCCATGGGCACATCGTACTTTGATCTTTCGTGAACTAAAACAGTTACAAGAACACATTGATGTGACGATTGTCTGTCCTGATATGATGCAAGATGGTTGGAAGTTCGGTATTCCCGAACCTCTATTTGGTCACACGAAAATGCATCAAATTTATACGGAAGCTAAAGCGGACTACACCGGACGTGTCACGGTGCCAGTCTTGTGGGATAAAAAGACGCACACTATTGTAAGCAACGAATCATCAGAGATTATTCGTATGTTTAACAGTGCATTCAATGATGTGACGGGTAATCACGATGACTATTACCCTGCGGCGCTTCGTAGTGTGGTTGACGAGTGGAATGATTTCATTTATCCCAATATTAATAACGGTGTGTATCGCTGTGGTTTTGCGACGACGCAAGATGCATATGATGATGCCTATGAATCCCTTTTTGCAGCGTTAGATAAAGTAGAACATCACTTAAGCGTGAATCGCTATTTGGCTGGAACGCAGCTTACAGAGGCTGATTGGCGCCTATTTACTACCTTGGTGCGGTTTGATGCGGTTTATGTTGGCCATTTTAAATGTAATAAAAAGCGCATTGCTGATTATCCTAACCTGCACAATTACCTGAAAGAGTTATATCAATACCCTGGTGTAAAAGAGACGACGGACTTCTACCACATAAAACGTCACTATTACTTTAGCCATACTATGATTAACCCCACTCAAGTGGTTCCGAATGGCCCAGAGCTTGATTTAGATGCTCCCCATGACCGTGCAAGGTTAAGCTAA
- the oppF gene encoding murein tripeptide/oligopeptide ABC transporter ATP binding protein OppF, protein MSDKKVILDIKDLKVHFSIAAKSAWPWSKPSQLKAVDGVDVRLYEGETLGVVGESGCGKSTFARAIIGLVESTAGEVVWLGQDLTRMKDVQRRNTRKEIQMIFQDPLASLNPRMTVGDIIAEPLQTFYPELSKQEVKLRVKEMMDRVGLLPNVINRYPHEFSGGQCQRIGIARALILKPKMIICDEPVSALDVSIQAQVVNLLKELQQELGLSLVFIAHDLSVVKHISDRVLVMYLGNAVELGTSDELFANPLHPYTKALMSAVPIPDPRLERNKTIQMLEGDLPSPISPPSGCVFRTRCPQATEECAKTKPQIKGNDSHSVSCLHVDA, encoded by the coding sequence ATGAGCGATAAGAAAGTCATTCTAGATATCAAAGATCTAAAAGTTCACTTTAGCATTGCAGCAAAATCTGCATGGCCATGGAGCAAACCTTCTCAGCTAAAAGCGGTTGATGGCGTTGATGTACGTTTATATGAAGGTGAAACACTGGGTGTAGTCGGTGAGTCTGGTTGTGGCAAATCGACATTTGCTCGTGCCATTATCGGTTTGGTTGAATCTACCGCGGGTGAAGTTGTTTGGTTAGGCCAAGACCTTACTCGTATGAAAGATGTTCAACGTCGTAATACGCGCAAAGAAATCCAGATGATCTTCCAAGATCCGCTGGCATCTCTTAACCCTCGTATGACCGTCGGTGACATCATTGCTGAGCCACTACAAACGTTCTACCCAGAGCTTTCAAAACAGGAAGTTAAGTTACGGGTTAAAGAAATGATGGATCGCGTTGGTTTATTGCCTAACGTGATCAACCGTTACCCACACGAATTTTCTGGTGGTCAGTGTCAACGTATTGGTATAGCTCGTGCATTGATTCTGAAACCAAAAATGATCATCTGTGATGAACCGGTATCGGCGTTGGACGTATCGATTCAAGCGCAGGTGGTGAACTTGTTGAAAGAATTGCAACAAGAGCTGGGTCTAAGCTTAGTGTTCATCGCGCACGATTTGTCTGTGGTTAAACACATTTCAGATCGCGTATTGGTGATGTATTTGGGCAATGCCGTGGAATTGGGTACCTCTGATGAGCTATTTGCTAATCCGTTGCATCCATATACGAAAGCGTTGATGTCGGCTGTACCAATCCCAGACCCACGCTTAGAACGCAATAAAACCATTCAAATGTTAGAAGGTGATCTTCCTTCTCCAATCAGTCCGCCGTCAGGTTGTGTCTTCCGCACACGCTGTCCTCAGGCGACGGAAGAATGTGCGAAAACAAAACCGCAGATCAAAGGTAACGACTCTCACAGCGTTTCTTGTCTGCATGTTGACGCTTAA
- the oppD gene encoding ABC transporter ATP-binding protein: MSLLDVKDLRVEFTTQDGIVTAVNDLNFSLNQGETLGIVGESGSGKSQTVFAIMGLLAKNGIISGSAKFEGNEILNLPEKELNKVRSQQIAMIFQDPMTSLNPYMKVSEQLMEVLMLHKGMGRSEAFEESVRMLEAVKIPEARKRITMYPHEFSGGMRQRVMIAMALLCRPKLLIADEPTTALDVTVQAQIMDLLNELKTEFNTAIIMITHDLGVVAGSCDKVLVMYAGRTMEYGSVDEIFYQPSHPYAEGLLKAIPRLDSEGEVLPTIPGNPPNLLRLPQGCPYQERCHRVMDRCKREAPILTPFGDGRQRACFSDWEAWKK, translated from the coding sequence ATGAGCTTGTTGGACGTAAAAGATCTGCGTGTCGAATTTACCACACAAGATGGTATCGTCACTGCAGTTAACGATTTGAACTTCTCACTTAATCAAGGTGAGACGTTAGGTATCGTGGGTGAATCTGGTTCAGGTAAATCCCAAACGGTATTCGCTATCATGGGGCTGTTGGCAAAAAACGGCATCATTTCAGGTAGCGCAAAATTTGAAGGTAACGAAATTCTTAACCTGCCTGAGAAGGAGCTAAATAAAGTTCGTTCGCAGCAGATTGCTATGATTTTCCAAGACCCAATGACATCGCTTAACCCGTACATGAAAGTCAGCGAGCAGTTGATGGAAGTGTTAATGCTTCACAAAGGTATGGGGCGTTCAGAAGCTTTTGAAGAGTCTGTTCGTATGTTAGAAGCGGTAAAAATCCCAGAAGCGCGCAAGCGTATTACCATGTATCCGCACGAATTTTCGGGCGGTATGCGTCAACGTGTAATGATTGCAATGGCACTGTTGTGTCGTCCAAAACTGTTGATTGCCGATGAGCCAACCACCGCGTTGGATGTAACTGTGCAAGCACAGATTATGGATCTGCTTAATGAACTTAAAACTGAGTTCAATACTGCGATTATTATGATTACGCACGATCTTGGTGTGGTTGCAGGTTCTTGTGACAAAGTACTTGTGATGTATGCCGGTCGTACCATGGAATATGGCTCAGTTGATGAAATCTTCTATCAACCAAGTCACCCATATGCAGAAGGTCTGTTAAAAGCGATTCCTCGCTTAGATTCTGAAGGTGAAGTACTACCGACTATTCCTGGTAACCCGCCAAACTTGTTGCGTTTGCCTCAAGGTTGTCCTTACCAAGAACGTTGTCACCGTGTAATGGACCGTTGTAAACGTGAAGCGCCAATCCTGACTCCGTTCGGTGATGGTCGCCAACGTGCGTGTTTTTCTGACTGGGAGGCTTGGAAAAAATGA
- the oppC gene encoding oligopeptide ABC transporter permease OppC codes for MLTKKENVEAIEKFSENLEIEGRSLWQDARIRFMRNKAAMVSLFILVLITLAVIILPMFSQYAFDDTDWYAIHAAPSMEHLFGTDSLGRDLFVRTLIGGRISLMVGIMGALVAVIIGTLYGAASGFIGGKVDRIMMRVLEILYAIPFMFLVIVLVTFFGRDIYLIFVAIGAIAWLDMARIVRGQTLSLRSKEFIEAAHVCGVSNWKIITRHIVPNVLGIVAVYSTLLIPSMILTESFLSFLGLGVQEPMTSWGALLQDGASTMEVAIWQLIFPALFMVLTLFCFNYVGDGLRDALDPKDR; via the coding sequence ATGTTGACGAAAAAAGAAAATGTTGAAGCGATCGAGAAATTCTCTGAAAACTTAGAAATTGAAGGTCGCAGTTTATGGCAGGATGCGCGTATTCGTTTTATGCGCAACAAAGCGGCAATGGTCAGCTTGTTTATCCTGGTTTTAATTACATTAGCAGTGATTATCCTGCCAATGTTCTCTCAGTATGCATTTGATGATACTGATTGGTATGCGATACATGCTGCGCCATCGATGGAGCATTTATTTGGCACCGACTCCTTAGGTCGTGACCTGTTTGTGCGTACTTTGATTGGTGGCCGTATCTCGCTGATGGTCGGTATCATGGGCGCGTTAGTCGCGGTGATTATCGGGACACTTTACGGTGCTGCATCAGGCTTCATTGGCGGTAAAGTTGACCGCATTATGATGCGTGTGTTGGAAATCCTGTATGCGATTCCATTTATGTTCCTAGTGATCGTACTAGTAACATTCTTTGGCCGTGATATTTACTTAATCTTTGTCGCAATTGGTGCAATCGCGTGGCTGGATATGGCACGTATTGTTCGTGGTCAGACTCTAAGCTTGCGTAGTAAAGAATTTATCGAAGCGGCACACGTATGTGGTGTAAGTAATTGGAAAATTATCACGCGTCACATCGTACCAAACGTATTAGGTATAGTAGCGGTTTACTCAACCCTACTGATTCCGAGTATGATTCTGACCGAATCATTCTTATCTTTCCTTGGTCTGGGTGTACAAGAGCCAATGACAAGTTGGGGTGCTTTGCTGCAAGACGGCGCAAGCACAATGGAAGTCGCAATTTGGCAACTTATCTTCCCAGCTCTATTTATGGTTCTAACACTGTTCTGCTTTAACTACGTCGGTGATGGTCTACGTGACGCACTTGACCCTAAAGACAGATAA
- the oppB gene encoding oligopeptide ABC transporter permease OppB yields MLKFIFKRIVEAIPTMLVLITISFFLMRFAPGNPFSSERPLPPEVMQNINAKYGLDKPISEQYFTYLTNIVLKGDFGPSFKYKDYSVNELVSSALPVSAKVGFVAFIFTVIVGIAIGTIAALRQNTWMDYSIMSIAMIGVVLPSFVLAPLLIYFFSINLHWFPAGGWIDGSFKYMALPVLAMSLMYVATFARITRGSMIETMNSNFIRTARAKGLSYGYIVLKHALRPALLPVVSYMGPAFVGIITGSVVVETIFGLPGIGKLFVNAAFNRDYSLVMGVTILIGFLFILFNAIVDILLAYIDPKIRY; encoded by the coding sequence ATGCTTAAATTCATTTTCAAAAGAATTGTAGAAGCAATTCCAACTATGTTGGTTTTGATTACAATCTCTTTTTTCCTTATGCGTTTTGCACCCGGTAATCCGTTTTCTTCAGAGCGCCCATTACCTCCAGAAGTTATGCAAAATATCAATGCGAAATATGGCTTAGATAAACCTATTTCTGAACAATATTTTACATATTTGACGAACATCGTCCTTAAAGGTGACTTTGGACCTTCATTTAAATACAAAGACTATTCGGTGAATGAACTGGTTAGTTCGGCTCTACCTGTATCAGCAAAAGTTGGCTTTGTAGCCTTTATCTTTACTGTGATTGTGGGTATTGCAATCGGAACAATAGCGGCCTTAAGGCAGAATACATGGATGGATTACTCGATTATGTCCATTGCGATGATTGGGGTGGTCTTGCCCTCCTTTGTGCTCGCTCCACTTCTGATTTATTTCTTCTCCATTAATCTACACTGGTTTCCCGCTGGTGGTTGGATCGATGGTTCCTTTAAATATATGGCGTTGCCAGTATTGGCGATGTCACTTATGTATGTAGCAACGTTTGCTCGTATTACCCGTGGTTCAATGATTGAAACCATGAACAGTAACTTTATCCGTACTGCACGTGCAAAAGGATTAAGCTACGGCTACATCGTATTAAAACATGCTCTGCGCCCAGCGTTACTCCCAGTTGTTTCTTATATGGGACCGGCGTTCGTTGGTATCATAACAGGTTCGGTAGTGGTAGAGACCATTTTTGGTCTACCTGGTATCGGTAAATTGTTTGTGAATGCAGCCTTTAACCGCGACTATTCACTGGTAATGGGCGTAACGATTCTTATCGGTTTCTTGTTTATTTTGTTTAATGCCATTGTTGATATCCTATTGGCGTACATTGATCCGAAAATTCGCTACTAA
- a CDS encoding ABC transporter substrate-binding protein has protein sequence MYKNKITQALILSAGLAVATASFSSLAADVPAGTKLAKVQELVRGNGAEVASIDPAKIEGVPGSAVARDLYEGLVTEDDYGNIVPGVAKSWETKDNKTFVFHLRHDAKWSNGAPVTAHDFVYSWKRAVDPVTASPYSWYIEMTTMKNAAAIIAGKKDKSTLGVKALDDYTLQVSLTESVPYFVKMMAHTTMEPVYKKAVEKWGEEWTKPEHFVGNGAFTLSKWVVNERMVLVRNKNYWDNKHTVLNKVTFLPIENQVAEMNRFLSGELDFTDDVPLEQYRRLKKEHPQELKVVGNLATYYYGFNTQKKPFDNANVRKALSYAIDRNIISNIILGQGQKPAYTLTPEITAGFHPKLPAYAKWTQKERVEKAKELLKKAGFDANHPLSFTLLYNTNENHKKIATAIQSMWKKSLGVHVELENQEWKTFLDTRRDGNYDVTRAGWNGDYNEASTFLSLMQSNNASNDQRYKSKEYDATMAKALTTTSEEERSKLYTKAEEILAKDMPIAPIYQYVKTRLVSTHVGGYPMHNAADNLYSKDMYIKAK, from the coding sequence ATGTATAAAAACAAAATCACCCAAGCACTGATCTTAAGTGCGGGTCTTGCAGTGGCGACTGCTTCTTTCTCGTCTCTAGCAGCAGATGTTCCTGCTGGTACTAAATTAGCTAAAGTACAAGAACTTGTACGAGGTAATGGCGCTGAGGTCGCTTCAATCGATCCAGCGAAAATAGAAGGTGTTCCTGGTTCTGCTGTTGCACGAGACTTATATGAAGGCCTCGTCACTGAAGATGACTACGGAAATATCGTTCCTGGAGTTGCTAAATCTTGGGAAACTAAAGACAACAAAACTTTCGTGTTCCATCTTAGACATGATGCTAAGTGGTCAAATGGTGCTCCTGTTACTGCACACGATTTTGTATATTCTTGGAAGCGCGCTGTTGATCCTGTGACAGCTTCACCATATTCATGGTACATCGAGATGACTACCATGAAAAATGCAGCGGCGATCATCGCGGGCAAAAAAGACAAATCGACTCTCGGTGTGAAAGCGCTAGACGATTATACGTTGCAAGTAAGCCTGACAGAATCTGTCCCGTATTTTGTAAAAATGATGGCCCATACTACGATGGAGCCCGTTTACAAAAAAGCAGTTGAAAAATGGGGCGAAGAGTGGACTAAACCAGAACATTTTGTTGGTAACGGTGCATTTACTTTAAGCAAGTGGGTTGTCAACGAACGTATGGTACTTGTGCGCAATAAAAATTACTGGGACAACAAGCATACGGTACTCAATAAGGTAACCTTCTTACCTATTGAAAACCAAGTTGCAGAAATGAACCGGTTCTTGTCAGGTGAATTAGACTTTACAGATGACGTACCGCTAGAACAATATCGTCGTTTGAAAAAAGAACACCCTCAAGAGCTGAAGGTTGTTGGTAACCTAGCCACTTACTACTACGGCTTCAATACCCAGAAGAAACCATTTGATAACGCGAATGTTCGTAAGGCGCTTTCTTACGCAATCGACCGCAACATCATCTCCAATATCATTCTTGGCCAAGGCCAAAAACCAGCATACACACTGACTCCTGAAATCACAGCGGGTTTCCATCCTAAATTGCCAGCTTATGCTAAATGGACACAGAAAGAACGTGTGGAGAAAGCAAAAGAGTTACTGAAAAAAGCTGGGTTTGATGCGAATCATCCTCTGAGTTTCACTTTGCTTTACAACACCAATGAAAACCACAAAAAAATTGCAACGGCTATCCAGTCAATGTGGAAAAAATCATTGGGTGTTCACGTTGAGCTTGAAAACCAAGAGTGGAAAACCTTCCTAGATACTCGTCGTGATGGGAACTATGACGTTACTCGCGCAGGTTGGAATGGTGACTACAACGAAGCGTCAACTTTCTTATCTTTGATGCAATCTAATAACGCGTCTAACGATCAGCGTTATAAGAGCAAAGAGTACGATGCAACAATGGCTAAAGCATTGACTACGACTTCAGAAGAAGAGCGTAGTAAGCTTTATACTAAGGCTGAAGAAATCCTAGCAAAAGATATGCCGATTGCACCGATTTATCAGTATGTTAAAACTCGACTAGTTTCTACTCACGTCGGGGGTTATCCTATGCATAATGCGGCTGATAACTTGTACTCAAAAGATATGTATATAAAAGCAAAATAA
- a CDS encoding aminoimidazole riboside kinase has protein sequence MSRVWVTGDAVVDLIPDDDKRYLKCPGGAPANVAVAIARLSGDSAFFGRVGNDPFGQFLRTTLEQENVNCHSLVLDPIHRTSTVVVDLDDSGERSFTFMVKPSADQFFSTSDIPAFAQGEWLHCCSIALANEPSRGATFAAIEQMKSQGGFISFDPNLREEVWAEPDLLIDTVMKVVKLADVVKFSEEELLLLTGTHTLEQGIAALTPFNIPVVIITQGSLGALVINQHQQTLVPSHKVSPVDTTGAGDAFVGGLLSQLAKLDNWRDEDALIEAVRLANGCGALATTQKGAMTALPDSATLATFVNQ, from the coding sequence ATGAGTCGAGTATGGGTAACAGGTGATGCAGTCGTAGATTTGATCCCTGATGACGACAAACGTTATTTAAAATGCCCTGGTGGCGCTCCAGCTAACGTAGCTGTAGCCATTGCACGTTTATCTGGTGACAGTGCTTTTTTTGGTCGAGTTGGCAACGACCCTTTTGGACAATTTTTACGTACCACACTTGAACAAGAAAACGTAAATTGTCATTCCTTAGTTTTGGATCCTATTCATCGCACATCGACTGTCGTCGTTGATCTTGATGATAGTGGTGAACGCAGTTTTACGTTTATGGTAAAACCAAGTGCCGACCAATTCTTCTCTACATCAGACATTCCTGCTTTCGCGCAAGGCGAGTGGTTACACTGTTGCTCCATCGCGCTAGCTAATGAGCCTAGCCGCGGTGCGACGTTTGCAGCGATTGAACAGATGAAATCGCAAGGCGGTTTTATCAGTTTTGACCCTAACTTACGTGAAGAAGTCTGGGCAGAACCTGATTTGCTAATCGACACCGTAATGAAAGTGGTTAAACTTGCGGATGTAGTAAAATTCTCAGAAGAAGAGCTGCTTCTTCTTACCGGCACTCACACACTTGAGCAAGGCATTGCCGCATTAACGCCATTCAATATTCCTGTTGTCATCATTACTCAGGGCTCTTTGGGTGCCTTGGTGATTAATCAGCATCAACAGACACTCGTACCAAGTCATAAAGTCTCTCCCGTAGATACCACCGGTGCAGGCGACGCCTTTGTCGGCGGATTGTTAAGCCAGTTGGCGAAATTGGACAATTGGCGTGACGAAGATGCTCTTATTGAAGCGGTACGTCTAGCGAATGGTTGTGGGGCATTAGCCACCACACAAAAAGGCGCAATGACTGCCTTACCAGACAGCGCAACCTTAGCGACCTTCGTCAATCAATAA